One part of the Dysidea avara chromosome 10, odDysAvar1.4, whole genome shotgun sequence genome encodes these proteins:
- the LOC136236290 gene encoding E3 ubiquitin-protein ligase TRIM71-like has translation MAAKEVLKKATLNLSCPVCYQVFKNPKYLPCYHSYCEECLEKMVKQSKITCPECRMEVIVPAGGVKELASNFLINRLVDELILKRKVEGEEEVRCDNCDEDDPVVTFCPDCGLFFCHVCNETHKRAKASRDHDIVPLTEMKSKQDIVIQPKAKAPMCKKHDIELLFYCETCEELVCMYCTVKDHAGHEHDTVKLMASKHRNELKDLTAPVEEMITDLSQAHDNIEKMRKMIIQRGEQVDNEIDQHYNELVKRLMEQKEQTKQQAHNAVSQKDKAMMKQLQEVEHAQAEVLSMKELKGVVEKSSDQEALSAKKQVIDRMQQLTTKYKKLNTQPVQSATMEFVSTKQPLPQFGQLFTHVDPAVSEIVNLPNNILVGEKVEFTIITKYHNGHHCSRCGSQVSVQLESNSGEVTAVQVRDNNDGSYVASFATRTVGKVKVSVSANGQQIKGSPYTVNVTPPSDYTKVTKPSKIVNNGGSMGQPWGLACGKNGVLAVADNTNHCVYVFDGQDNLIKKIGSHGSGIGQFNDPCGITFDCNDHLYVADRLNHRVQKFDVSGNYMFQYGGGKGSQDGQLNGPRGVTVHDGRLYVADRENCRISVFQIDGPFCCIIGKGNVSWPYDVAVNVNNQLLVADMDSDCVHTFTLDGRYITKLGTRGSGVGQLLNPVGLLVDLNGFIFIAEYNNHRVSVFNKDGKYIHHFGSRGRNDGQFQCCTGVAISPDHKIYVSDYNGKRVQIFLVN, from the coding sequence ATGGCTGCTAAGGAAGTATTAAAGAAGGCAACGCTCAACCTAAGTTGTCCAGTCTGTTACCAGGTATTCAAGAACCCCAAGTATCTTCCGTGTTATCATTCCTATTGTGAAGAGTGTCTGGAGAAGATGGTGAAACAATCCAAGATCACGTGCCCAGAGTGCAGAATGGAAGTCATAGTTCCTGCAGGGGGAGTGAAGGAGTTGGCAAGCAATTTCCTCATCAATCGTCTCGTGGATGAACTGATTCTGAAGCGTAAAGTGGAGGGTGAAGAAGAAGTGAGGTGTGATAATTGTGATGAAGATGATCCCGTGGTGACCTTCTGTCCTGACTGTGGCTTGTTTTTTTGTCACGTATGTAATGAGACCCACAAACGTGCCAAGGCCTCTCGTGATCATGACATAGTTCCTTTAACTGAAATGAAATCCAAACAAGACATTGTGATACAGCCTAAAGCTAAAGCTCCAATGTGCAAGAAACATGATATAGAGTTGTTATTCTACTGTGAGACATGTGAGGAgctggtatgtatgtattgtacagtgAAGGATCATGCTGGACATGAACATGACACTGTGAAGCTAATGGCTAGTAAACACCGCAATGAGTTGAAGGATTTGACTGCTCCAGTTGAAGAAATGATCACAGATCTTTCTCAAGCTCATGACAACATTGAAAAGATGAGGAAAATGATAATACAACGAGGTGAACAAGTGGATAATGAGATAGACCAGCATTACAATGAACTGGTTAAAAGGTTGATGGAACagaaagaacaaacaaaacaacaagCACATAACGCAGTGTCCCAGAAAGATAAAGCAATGATGAAACAACTACAAGAAGTAGAGCACGCACAAGCAGAAGTGTTGAGTATGAAGGAACTGAAGGGTGTTGTGGAGAAGAGTTCTGACCAAGAAGCATTGTCTGCAAAGAAGCAAGTGATTGATCGCATGCAACAACTAACCACCAAGTACAAGAAACTGAACACTCAACCTGTACAATCAGCCACAATGGAGTTTGTGTCTACCAAACAACCTCTTCCACAATTTGGTCAACTATTCACCCACGTCGATCCAGCTGTGTCTGAAATAGTCAATCTGCCAAATAACATTCTTGTTGGTGAAAAGGTAGAATTTACTATCATCACAAAATATCATAATGGCCATCACTGTTCCAGATGTGGTAGTCAAGTTTCTGTACAGTTAGAGTCCAATAGTGGAGAAGTGACAGCTGTACAAGTCAGGGATAATAATGATGGTAGTTATGTGGCTTCATTTGCAACTCGAACTGTTGGAAAAGTGAAAGTATCAGTTTCTGCTAATGGACAGCAAATCAAGGGAAGCCCCTACACTGTTAATGTCACACCTCCATCTGATTACACTAAAGTGACCAAACCCAGTAAAATAGTGAACAATGGTGGTAGCATGGGTCAGCCTTGGGGTCTTGCGTGTGGTAAGAATGGTGTTTTGGCAGTAGCTGACAACACTAAtcactgtgtgtatgtgtttgatgGTCAGGATAATCTGATTAAGAAGATTGGTAGCCATGGTAGTGGCATTGGTCAATTCAATGACCCATGTGGGATTACATTTGACTGTAATGATCACTTGTATGTGGCTGATCGGCTTAACCACAGGGTACAGAAGTTTGATGTCAGTGGTAACTACATGTTCCAATATGGTGGTGGTAAGGGATCTCAAGATGGTCAACTGAATGGTCCACGTGGTGTGACAGTACATGATGGTAGATTGTATGTTGCTGATCGTGAGAATTGTCGTATTTCAGTGTTCCAGATTGATGGTCCATTTTGCTGTATTATTGGTAAAGGAAACGTTAGTTGGCCTTATGATGTAGCAGTTAATGTGAACAATCAGTTGCTTGTTGCTGACATGGACAGTGATTGTGTTCACACCTTTACGCTAGATGGTCGCTACATAACAAAGCTTGGTACACGAGGAAGTGGTGTGGGTCAGTTATTGAATCCAGTTGGTCTTCTTGTTGACTTGAATGGCTTCATCTTCATAGCAGAGTATAATAATCATCGTGTGTCAGTCTTCAACAAAGATGGCAAGTACATACATCACTTTGGGTCTCGTGGAAGAAATGATGGTCAGTTTCAATGTTGTACTGGAGTAGCCATCAGTCCTGATCACAAGATTTATGTTTCTGACTATAATGGTAAAAGAGTCCAAATCTTTTTAGTCAACTAA